A segment of the Cenarchaeum symbiosum A genome:
TCAGGGTCTCCACGCCCCGCGAGAGGCGGCTTGCCAACGTGCTCGCAAAGATAGGCGAGATCTGCCAGGGATCCATGCTGCCGAGAAACATACTGGAGACGGCATCCGTGATATACCGCAATCTTGACGCCAGGGTGGACGTCAAGGGAAGATCGGTGGCCAGCATGTCCGTCGCGGCGGTATACATGGCATGCAAGCGGTGCGGCGTGGTAAGGTCGATAGACGAGATCTGCGGCAACGCCTGCCCCGCAAGAAACGTCAAGGCGACATCGAAGCTTGCCGCAAAGTACTACCGGACCATGGTAATGGAGATGGGCGCAGAGCCAGCCCCGGTCATAACCATGGACAAGCACATATCGAGGATAGCAAACGTCACAAAGACGGACGCGCGCATAGAGAGGCTGGCCCTCGAGATCGCCGCCAAGACCGGCGGAGGCACTCTCGGGGACGGCAAGGCGCCAAGCGGCATGGCCGCCGCATACCTGTACGTCTCATCCGTCCTGCTCGGCCAGAACGTCCCGCAGCGGGACGTCTCGGCGACCGCCGGCGTGACCGAGGTGACAATCAGGGCGAGGTGCAGGGACATACTGGAATCGTCAAAGTTCAAGATTACCCTAAAGCCGTCGCTCCGGCGCGACGATCAGGATTAGGATCAGCTA
Coding sequences within it:
- a CDS encoding transcription initiation factor TFIIB (COG1405) produces the protein MSALEPQGCPECKSALVDDAQNGETVCSSCGIVISEQLEDRGPEPTGGGTDGVARLARATGMTTYAQHDLGITTDIAASRTDFSGKRINPAVNGQMNNLRKWQQRIRVSTPRERRLANVLAKIGEICQGSMLPRNILETASVIYRNLDARVDVKGRSVASMSVAAVYMACKRCGVVRSIDEICGNACPARNVKATSKLAAKYYRTMVMEMGAEPAPVITMDKHISRIANVTKTDARIERLALEIAAKTGGGTLGDGKAPSGMAAAYLYVSSVLLGQNVPQRDVSATAGVTEVTIRARCRDILESSKFKITLKPSLRRDDQD